One Gadus morhua chromosome 23, gadMor3.0, whole genome shotgun sequence DNA segment encodes these proteins:
- the riok3 gene encoding serine/threonine-protein kinase RIO3 isoform X2, whose product MIQPPNLKSPWGGCPPAMPSCSLSDVMSEELARQLEEENKAFPSLTNPEVSLLSGEETDTNSDLMLARLLQMQYDRECDTQLRREERKYNGESKVSISFENYRTAHPYDGSESSEDEVDWQDTRDDPYKPDKPQVTPRKGFTGKGKNITTKHDEVLCGRKNTARMDNFAPEVLVGDGLGMDLKLSNQVFNSLKQHCHSEQRRSARLHDKKEHSTAEQAVDPRTRLLMYKMVSAGTLERINGCISTGKESVVFHANGGMLEEQPVPEEVVLKVFKTTLNEFKNRDRYIKDDYRFKDRFSKLNPRKIIRLWAEKEMHNLARMKKAGIPCPEVALLRKHILVLSFIGKDHVPAPKLKDTMLGAADMKTAYYQVLQMMQQLYQECNLVHADLSEYNMLWHQGQVWLIDVSQSVEPSHPHGLQFLFRDCTNVSTFFQKRGVAEAMSVYELFNCVTGLDLTINEEDEAEFLAQIEALEKRNEDHVQKRGKKTFPLSSWDGSPPLKHAADD is encoded by the exons ATGATACAGCCTCcgaacttaaag AGCCCCTGGGGCGGGTGCCCCCCTGCGATGCCATCCTGCTCTCTGTCTGATGTCATGAGTGAGGAGCTGGCcaggcagctggaggaggagaacaaggcCTTCCCCTCTCTGACAAA tccTGAGGTGAGTCTCCTGTCAGGTGAGGAGACTGACACCAACAGCGATCTGATGCTGGCCCGGCTGCTGCAGATGCAGTACGACCGCGAGTGCGACACCCAGCTCCGCCGGGAGGAGCGCAAGTACAACGGGGAGAGCAAAG TGTCCATCTCCTTTGAGAACTACCGCACAGCCCATCCCTATGACGGCAGTGAGAGCTCAGAGGATGAGGTGGACTGGCAGGACACCCGGGATGACCCCTACAAGCCCG ATAAGCCTCAGGTGACGCCACGCAAGGGCTTCAcaggaaaaggaaaaaacatCACCACCAAACACGATGAGGTGCTGTGTGGACGCAAGAACACCGCCCGCATGGACAAT TTTGCTCCGGAGGTGCTGGTGGGCGATGGGCTAGGCATGGACCTGAAACTGTCCAACCAGGTGTTCAACTCCCTGAAGCAGCACTGCCACAGCGAGCAGCGGCGGAGTGCCAGGCTGCACGACAAGAAGGAGCACTCCACTGCG gaGCAAGCAGTGGACCCCCGCACCCGTCTGTTGATGTACAAGATGGTGAGTGCCGGCACTTTGGAGCGCATCAACGGCTGCATCAGCACAGGCAAGGAGTCGGTGGTGTTCCACGCCAACGGAGGAAT gttgGAGGAGCAGCCCGTGCCAGAAGAGGTGGTACTGAAGGTGTTCAAAACCACGCTGAATGAATTCAAGAACAGGGACCGCTATATTAAAGACGACTACCGATTCAAGGACCGCTTCAGCAAACTCAACCCACGCAAGATCATCCGGCTGTGggcagagaaagagatgcaCAACTTGGccag AATGAAGAAGGCTGGGATCCCCTGTCCAGAGGTGGCCCTGTTGAGGAAACACATCCTTGTGTTGTCCTTCATTGGTAAAGACCACGTCCCCGCACCCAAACTCAAGGACACCATGCTGGGTGCAGCAGACATGAAGACTGCGTACTACCAAGTCCTACAG ATGATGCAGCAGCTGTACCAGGAGTGTAACCTGGTCCACGCCGACCTCAGTGAATACAACATGCTCTGGCACCAGGGCCAG gtgTGGCTGATTGACGTCAGTCAGTCTGTGGAGCCCAGCCATCCTCATGGACTCCAGTTCCTCTTCAGAGACTGCACGAACGTTTCTACG ttcTTCCAGAAGAGGGGCGTGGCCGAGGCGATGAGTGTGTACGAGCTGTTCAACTGTGTGACGGGACTCGACCTCACGATCAATGAAGAGGACGAGGCTGAGTTCTTAGCTCAG ATCGAGGCGCTGGAGAAGCGTAACGAGGACCACGTCCAGAAGCGGGGGAAGAAGACCTTTCCTCTGTCCTCGTGGGACGGAAGTCCTCCGTTAAAACATGCCGCAGAtgactaa
- the riok3 gene encoding serine/threonine-protein kinase RIO3 isoform X3, with protein sequence MLARLLQMQYDRECDTQLRREERKYNGESKVSISFENYRTAHPYDGSESSEDEVDWQDTRDDPYKPDKPQVTPRKGFTGKGKNITTKHDEVLCGRKNTARMDNFAPEVLVGDGLGMDLKLSNQVFNSLKQHCHSEQRRSARLHDKKEHSTAEQAVDPRTRLLMYKMVSAGTLERINGCISTGKESVVFHANGGMLEEQPVPEEVVLKVFKTTLNEFKNRDRYIKDDYRFKDRFSKLNPRKIIRLWAEKEMHNLARMKKAGIPCPEVALLRKHILVLSFIGKDHVPAPKLKDTMLGAADMKTAYYQVLQMMQQLYQECNLVHADLSEYNMLWHQGQVWLIDVSQSVEPSHPHGLQFLFRDCTNVSTFFQKRGVAEAMSVYELFNCVTGLDLTINEEDEAEFLAQIEALEKRNEDHVQKRGKKTFPLSSWDGSPPLKHAADD encoded by the exons ATGCTGGCCCGGCTGCTGCAGATGCAGTACGACCGCGAGTGCGACACCCAGCTCCGCCGGGAGGAGCGCAAGTACAACGGGGAGAGCAAAG TGTCCATCTCCTTTGAGAACTACCGCACAGCCCATCCCTATGACGGCAGTGAGAGCTCAGAGGATGAGGTGGACTGGCAGGACACCCGGGATGACCCCTACAAGCCCG ATAAGCCTCAGGTGACGCCACGCAAGGGCTTCAcaggaaaaggaaaaaacatCACCACCAAACACGATGAGGTGCTGTGTGGACGCAAGAACACCGCCCGCATGGACAAT TTTGCTCCGGAGGTGCTGGTGGGCGATGGGCTAGGCATGGACCTGAAACTGTCCAACCAGGTGTTCAACTCCCTGAAGCAGCACTGCCACAGCGAGCAGCGGCGGAGTGCCAGGCTGCACGACAAGAAGGAGCACTCCACTGCG gaGCAAGCAGTGGACCCCCGCACCCGTCTGTTGATGTACAAGATGGTGAGTGCCGGCACTTTGGAGCGCATCAACGGCTGCATCAGCACAGGCAAGGAGTCGGTGGTGTTCCACGCCAACGGAGGAAT gttgGAGGAGCAGCCCGTGCCAGAAGAGGTGGTACTGAAGGTGTTCAAAACCACGCTGAATGAATTCAAGAACAGGGACCGCTATATTAAAGACGACTACCGATTCAAGGACCGCTTCAGCAAACTCAACCCACGCAAGATCATCCGGCTGTGggcagagaaagagatgcaCAACTTGGccag AATGAAGAAGGCTGGGATCCCCTGTCCAGAGGTGGCCCTGTTGAGGAAACACATCCTTGTGTTGTCCTTCATTGGTAAAGACCACGTCCCCGCACCCAAACTCAAGGACACCATGCTGGGTGCAGCAGACATGAAGACTGCGTACTACCAAGTCCTACAG ATGATGCAGCAGCTGTACCAGGAGTGTAACCTGGTCCACGCCGACCTCAGTGAATACAACATGCTCTGGCACCAGGGCCAG gtgTGGCTGATTGACGTCAGTCAGTCTGTGGAGCCCAGCCATCCTCATGGACTCCAGTTCCTCTTCAGAGACTGCACGAACGTTTCTACG ttcTTCCAGAAGAGGGGCGTGGCCGAGGCGATGAGTGTGTACGAGCTGTTCAACTGTGTGACGGGACTCGACCTCACGATCAATGAAGAGGACGAGGCTGAGTTCTTAGCTCAG ATCGAGGCGCTGGAGAAGCGTAACGAGGACCACGTCCAGAAGCGGGGGAAGAAGACCTTTCCTCTGTCCTCGTGGGACGGAAGTCCTCCGTTAAAACATGCCGCAGAtgactaa
- the riok3 gene encoding serine/threonine-protein kinase RIO3 isoform X1 produces the protein MDQLGRTSETPKSPWGGCPPAMPSCSLSDVMSEELARQLEEENKAFPSLTNPEVSLLSGEETDTNSDLMLARLLQMQYDRECDTQLRREERKYNGESKVSISFENYRTAHPYDGSESSEDEVDWQDTRDDPYKPDKPQVTPRKGFTGKGKNITTKHDEVLCGRKNTARMDNFAPEVLVGDGLGMDLKLSNQVFNSLKQHCHSEQRRSARLHDKKEHSTAEQAVDPRTRLLMYKMVSAGTLERINGCISTGKESVVFHANGGMLEEQPVPEEVVLKVFKTTLNEFKNRDRYIKDDYRFKDRFSKLNPRKIIRLWAEKEMHNLARMKKAGIPCPEVALLRKHILVLSFIGKDHVPAPKLKDTMLGAADMKTAYYQVLQMMQQLYQECNLVHADLSEYNMLWHQGQVWLIDVSQSVEPSHPHGLQFLFRDCTNVSTFFQKRGVAEAMSVYELFNCVTGLDLTINEEDEAEFLAQIEALEKRNEDHVQKRGKKTFPLSSWDGSPPLKHAADD, from the exons ATGGACCAGTTAGGAAGGACTTCAGAGACCCCCAAG AGCCCCTGGGGCGGGTGCCCCCCTGCGATGCCATCCTGCTCTCTGTCTGATGTCATGAGTGAGGAGCTGGCcaggcagctggaggaggagaacaaggcCTTCCCCTCTCTGACAAA tccTGAGGTGAGTCTCCTGTCAGGTGAGGAGACTGACACCAACAGCGATCTGATGCTGGCCCGGCTGCTGCAGATGCAGTACGACCGCGAGTGCGACACCCAGCTCCGCCGGGAGGAGCGCAAGTACAACGGGGAGAGCAAAG TGTCCATCTCCTTTGAGAACTACCGCACAGCCCATCCCTATGACGGCAGTGAGAGCTCAGAGGATGAGGTGGACTGGCAGGACACCCGGGATGACCCCTACAAGCCCG ATAAGCCTCAGGTGACGCCACGCAAGGGCTTCAcaggaaaaggaaaaaacatCACCACCAAACACGATGAGGTGCTGTGTGGACGCAAGAACACCGCCCGCATGGACAAT TTTGCTCCGGAGGTGCTGGTGGGCGATGGGCTAGGCATGGACCTGAAACTGTCCAACCAGGTGTTCAACTCCCTGAAGCAGCACTGCCACAGCGAGCAGCGGCGGAGTGCCAGGCTGCACGACAAGAAGGAGCACTCCACTGCG gaGCAAGCAGTGGACCCCCGCACCCGTCTGTTGATGTACAAGATGGTGAGTGCCGGCACTTTGGAGCGCATCAACGGCTGCATCAGCACAGGCAAGGAGTCGGTGGTGTTCCACGCCAACGGAGGAAT gttgGAGGAGCAGCCCGTGCCAGAAGAGGTGGTACTGAAGGTGTTCAAAACCACGCTGAATGAATTCAAGAACAGGGACCGCTATATTAAAGACGACTACCGATTCAAGGACCGCTTCAGCAAACTCAACCCACGCAAGATCATCCGGCTGTGggcagagaaagagatgcaCAACTTGGccag AATGAAGAAGGCTGGGATCCCCTGTCCAGAGGTGGCCCTGTTGAGGAAACACATCCTTGTGTTGTCCTTCATTGGTAAAGACCACGTCCCCGCACCCAAACTCAAGGACACCATGCTGGGTGCAGCAGACATGAAGACTGCGTACTACCAAGTCCTACAG ATGATGCAGCAGCTGTACCAGGAGTGTAACCTGGTCCACGCCGACCTCAGTGAATACAACATGCTCTGGCACCAGGGCCAG gtgTGGCTGATTGACGTCAGTCAGTCTGTGGAGCCCAGCCATCCTCATGGACTCCAGTTCCTCTTCAGAGACTGCACGAACGTTTCTACG ttcTTCCAGAAGAGGGGCGTGGCCGAGGCGATGAGTGTGTACGAGCTGTTCAACTGTGTGACGGGACTCGACCTCACGATCAATGAAGAGGACGAGGCTGAGTTCTTAGCTCAG ATCGAGGCGCTGGAGAAGCGTAACGAGGACCACGTCCAGAAGCGGGGGAAGAAGACCTTTCCTCTGTCCTCGTGGGACGGAAGTCCTCCGTTAAAACATGCCGCAGAtgactaa
- the LOC115537020 gene encoding zinc finger MYM-type protein 1-like yields the protein MGHKFAMEAWTEFKLKAKSGSKITNMLDKGHSVLIQENRRYMMGVVESLRYTACQGIAQRGHIEDEDSANRGNFHELLSVIGKFDKTVQKKLDNNPSNAKYVHHDVQNEIINVMAEMIRKQLRDEVKDAEHFVILVDESKDISKKEQISVIVRYLNTESERVVEEFLHFTPADGLDANSLFASIKQTLSRCGIDLNCCVGQCYDGASVMSGCNNGVQELFRREVPQAVYIHCHAHRLNLVLVDCVHNVDAAAEFFETLQTLYKFFSGSVVHDLFLKKQRELSTAQRIGLKRLSDTRWACQYDAICAVKRTLPAIIATLRDTVRDKNAKRRTEAKSVSSLMDEQFVLHLILFEDVFRTTKFMSDALQSPNFDLLTADDLAQSVITAISEKRTDDNWAAIRKQAGDMCVNTGIATLHREKRQTQTTKHLEGFIVEAPIERLGMGSMDELKTQSFYPVLDRLLMELRQRFSIKANGVLAGLPALSPNHPSFLDKQVILPMARHYGVSEENLCAELHQVRRLLKRKEEQGCTINSNQEFLSLMRPYKDAFVDLYKLISISLTLPVTSASCERSFSCLRRLKSYLRNSSGDGRTSDLAFLAINPLRARALDIDRIIDAFALNHNNRRIVLL from the coding sequence ATGGGACACAAATTTGCCATGGAGGCATGGACTGAGTTTAAGCTAAAAGCAAAAAGCGgttcaaaaataacaaatatgctGGATAAAGGACATTCGGTATTGATCCAGGAGAACAGAAGGTACATGATGGGCGTTGTGGAAAGCTTGCGCTATACTGCCTGTCAGGGGATCGCACAGCGAGGCCACATTGAAGATGAGGATTCAGCAAACAGGGGTAATTTCCACGAGTTGCTGTCTGTAATTGGAAAATTTGACAAAACCGTTCAGAAAAAGTTAGATAACAACCCGTCAAATGCAAAGTATGTGCACCATGACGTGCAGAATGAGATCATCAATGTAATGGCAGAAATGATTAGGAAACAATTAAGGGATGAGGTTAAGGACGCTGAACATTTTGTCATTTTGGTGGATGAAAGCAAAGACATCAGCAAAAAAGAGCAAATTTCAGTGATCGTGCGTTATTTGAACACGGAATCagagagagtggtggaggaATTCTTGCATTTCACCCCAGCAGATGGACTAGACGCAAACTCGCTCTTTGCAAGCATCAAGCAGACGCTCAGTCGGTGCGGTATTGACCTGAATTGTTGTGTTGGCCAGTGCTATGATGGTGCCTCAGTCATGTCTGGATGTAACAACGGAGTCCAAGAACTTTTCAGAAGAGAGGTGCCGCAAGCAGTTTATATACACTGCCATGCTCATAGGCTTAACCTGGTGTTGGTGGACTGTGTGCATAATGTAGATGCTGCCGCTGAGTTTTTTGAGACGTTGCAAACACTGTACAAGTTTTTTTCGGGGTCAGTGGTGCACGATCTCTTTCTGAAGAAACAAAGGGAACTTTCAACGGCACAGCGCATAGGGCTGAAGAGACTGAGTGACACTCGCTGGGCATGCCAGTATGATGCTATCTGTGCAGTCAAGAGAACTCTCCCGGCTATCATCGCTACCCTGCGTGACACTGTTCGCGACAAGAATGCGAAACGGAGGACAGAGGCTAAATCTGTCAGTTCCCTTATGGATGAGCAGTTTGTTCTGCATTTAATTCTTTTTGAGGATGTTTTTAGAACTACCAAATTCATGTCCGATGCGCTACAGTCTCCCAATTTCGATCTCTTGACAGCGGATGACCTGGCCCAATCTGTGATCACTGCCATATCGGAGAAACGTACAGATGACAACTGGGCAGCAATCCGTAAGCAGGCAGGAGACATGTGCGTTAATACCGGGATAGCTActttacatcgtgagaaaaggcAGACCCAAACAACTAAACATCTGGAGGGCTTTATTGTGGAGGCCCCGATAGAAAGACTAGGCATGGGCAGCATGGATGAACTGAAAACTCAGTCATTCTATCCTGTCTTAGACAGGTTGTTAATGGAACTCCGGCAACGCTTTTCCATCAAAGCAAATGGTGTACTGGCAGGCTTGCCAGCCCTAAGCCCTAATCACCCATCATTCCTTGACAAGCAAGTTATTCTGCCCATGGCTCGCCATTATGGGGTCAGCGAGGAGAATTTGTGTGCAGAACTCCATCAAGTTCGCCGGCTCCTGAAAAGGAAGGAAGAGCAAGGATGCACCATTAACAGCAACCAGGAGTTCCTATCCCTTATGCGGCCTTACAAAGACGCCTTCGTGGACCTCTACAAATTGATCTCCATATCTCTGACCCTGCCTGTAACATCTGCGAGCTGCGAGCGCAGTTTTTCTTGTCTGCGTCGCTTGAAGAGCTACCTGAGGAATAG
- the LOC115537024 gene encoding clavesin-1: protein MSHLHAGLSPETTEKARLELNENPDMLHQDIQQVRDMIVTRPDIGFLRTDDDFILRFLRARKFDQAETFRLLAQYFQFRQQNLDMFQSFKVDDPGIKRALMDGFPGVLETPDQQGRKILILFASNWDQGRNSFTDILRAILLSLEVLIENPELQINGFILIIDWSNFSFKQASKLTPNILKLAIEGLQDSFPARFGGIHFVNQPWYIHAMYTIIKPFLKDKTRKRIFLHGNNLNSLHQLIQPECLPSEFGGTLPPYDMGIWARTLLGPDYNDETEYTLTYDALHVRESCGGAGGDKEMMKRSQSAVEPGTLRHTDRETSTQPLLALD from the exons ATGAGCCACCTGCACGCGGGTCTGAGTCCTGAGACCACGGAGAAGGCCCGCCTAGAGCTGAACGAGAACCCGGACATGCTGCACCAGGACATCCAGCAG GTACGAGATATGATCGTGACCCGGCCGGACATCGGCTTCCTGCGGACCGACGACGACTTCATCCTGCGCTTCCTGCGAGCCAGGAAGTTCGACCAGGCCGAGACGTTCCGACTGCTGGCCCAATACTTCCAGTTCCGCCAGCAGAACCTGGACATGTTTCAGagcttcaag gtggatGACCCAGGTATCAAACGGGCACTGATGGACGGGTTCCCGGGGGTCCTGGAGACCCCAGACCAACAAGGCCGCAAAATACTCATCCTGTTCGCCTCTAACTGGGACCAGGGCAG GAACTCCTTCACAGACATCTTACGAGCCATCCTGCTCTCCCTAGAGGTACTGATCGAGAACCCGGAGCTCCAAATCAACGGCTTTATCCTCATCATCGACTGGAGCAACTTCTCCTTCAAGCAGGCCTCCAAGCTCACGCCAAACATCCTGAAGCTGGCCATCGAAGGCCTCCAG GACAGTTTTCCAGCGCGCTTTGGGGGCATCCATTTTGTGAACCAGCCCTGGTACATCCATGCCATGTACACCATCATCAAACCTTTCCTCAAAGACAAGACCAGGAAAAGA ATCTTCCTGCACGGCAACAACCTCAACTCTCTGCACCAGCTCATCCAGCCCGAGTGTCTGCCCTCCGAGTTCGGGGGCACCCTGCCGCCCTACGACATGGGGATCTGGGCACGCACGCTGCTTGGGCCTGACTACAACGACGAGACCGAGTATACATTGACCTACGACGCCCTGCACGTCAGGGAGAGCTgcggaggggcagggggggacaaggagatgatgaagag GTCTCAGTCTGCAGTGGAACCAGGAACcttgagacacacagacagagaaaccaGTACACAGCCGCTACTGGCTCTAGACTGA